In the Leifsonia sp. 466MF genome, one interval contains:
- a CDS encoding HhH-GPD-type base excision DNA repair protein, with protein MALNITGDPEADALLDQSPFALLTGMLLDQQIPMETAFAGPAKLRDRLGSLDPATVAALDPDKLAEVMKQTPAVHRFPGSMAARVQALAAAIVSDWGGDTAAIWTQGDPDGAEVLRRLKALPGFGEQKAKIFLALLGKQKGLTAAGWQQAAGDYGSEGYRSVADIVDADSLARVRDHKRAMKAAAKGK; from the coding sequence ATGGCTCTCAACATCACCGGCGACCCCGAGGCCGACGCGCTGCTCGACCAGTCGCCCTTCGCCCTGCTCACCGGCATGCTGCTCGACCAGCAGATCCCGATGGAGACCGCTTTCGCCGGTCCTGCGAAGCTGCGTGACCGGCTCGGCTCGCTCGATCCGGCGACGGTCGCGGCGCTCGACCCGGACAAGCTCGCGGAGGTCATGAAGCAGACCCCGGCCGTGCACCGCTTCCCCGGGTCGATGGCCGCGCGGGTGCAGGCGCTGGCGGCCGCGATCGTGAGCGACTGGGGCGGCGACACCGCGGCCATCTGGACGCAGGGCGACCCGGATGGCGCCGAAGTGCTGCGCCGGCTGAAGGCGCTGCCGGGCTTCGGCGAGCAGAAGGCGAAGATCTTCCTCGCCCTGCTGGGCAAGCAGAAGGGACTGACCGCCGCCGGCTGGCAGCAGGCTGCCGGCGACTACGGCAGTGAGGGCTACCGGTCGGTGGCCGATATCGTCGACGCCGATTCGCTCGCCCGCGTGCGCGACCACAAGCGGGCGATGAAGGCGGCCGCGAAGGGAAAGTGA
- the priA gene encoding bifunctional 1-(5-phosphoribosyl)-5-((5-phosphoribosylamino)methylideneamino)imidazole-4-carboxamide isomerase/phosphoribosylanthranilate isomerase PriA — translation MTDFISTPRLVLLPAVDVADGKAVRLTQGEAGSETSYGDPVDAAAEWKAAGAEWIHLVDLDAAFGRGDNRSLLKKVIREVDGVSIELSGGIRDDASLEHALEAGATRVNLGTAALENPEWAASAIGRYGEAIAVGLDVRGTTLAARGWTREGGDLWEVLERLEDAGCARYVVTDVTKDGTLRGPNLELLRQVLDRTERPVVASGGISNLDDIAALRELVPLGLEGAIVGKALYAGAFTLPEALDVAGR, via the coding sequence ATGACCGACTTCATCAGCACGCCCCGGCTCGTCCTCCTGCCCGCGGTGGATGTGGCCGACGGCAAGGCGGTGCGCCTCACGCAGGGCGAGGCCGGCAGCGAGACGAGCTACGGCGACCCGGTGGATGCCGCGGCCGAGTGGAAGGCGGCGGGCGCCGAGTGGATCCACCTGGTGGACCTCGACGCCGCATTCGGGCGGGGCGACAACCGGTCGCTGCTCAAGAAGGTCATCCGCGAGGTGGACGGTGTGAGCATCGAGCTCTCGGGCGGCATCCGCGACGACGCCTCCCTCGAGCACGCCCTCGAGGCGGGCGCGACCCGCGTCAACCTCGGCACGGCCGCGCTGGAGAACCCCGAGTGGGCCGCCAGCGCGATCGGCCGCTACGGCGAGGCGATCGCCGTCGGACTGGATGTGCGCGGTACCACCCTTGCGGCCCGCGGCTGGACCCGCGAGGGCGGCGACCTGTGGGAGGTGCTCGAGCGCCTGGAGGACGCGGGCTGCGCCCGCTACGTCGTCACCGACGTGACCAAGGACGGCACGCTGCGCGGCCCGAACCTGGAGCTCCTGCGCCAGGTGCTCGATCGCACCGAGCGCCCGGTCGTCGCCTCCGGAGGCATCTCCAACCTCGACGACATCGCCGCGCTGCGCGAGCTGGTTCCGCTCGGGCTCGAAGGCGCGATCGTCGGGAAGGCGCTGTACGCCGGCGCGTTCACGCTGCCCGAGGCGCTGGATGTCGCGGGACGCTGA
- a CDS encoding histidinol-phosphate transaminase produces the protein MTSLSELPIRDDLRGRSPYGAPQRPVPVALNVNENTHPVPDDVAADIVARVAAAVGGVNRYPDREFTELRTAFARYLGHGLAPENIWAANGSNEVLQHILQAFGGPRRTLLGYAPTYSMYPLLASGTGTAYVAAARDADYELTPETAVAELRRHNPDIVILCSPNNPTGTPLGLDTIEAVYDATDGIVVVDEAYAEFMPEGEPSALTLLPGRPRLLISRTMSKAFAFAGARVGYLAADPAVIDALRLVRLPYHLSAITQAAALGALAHADEMLATVGDIRRQRDRLVTELARLGYTPHRSGSNFVLFGGVDDPHATFEALADRGILIRDVGIPHHLRVTAGTEAETTAFLEALAALGRPAAEDAGADEAPDRAQSAPVDSDA, from the coding sequence GTGACTTCTCTTTCCGAGCTGCCCATCCGGGACGACCTGCGCGGTCGGTCCCCGTACGGCGCTCCGCAGCGTCCGGTGCCCGTCGCGCTCAACGTGAACGAGAACACGCATCCCGTCCCGGACGACGTCGCCGCAGACATCGTTGCCCGCGTCGCCGCTGCGGTCGGCGGAGTGAACCGCTACCCCGACCGCGAGTTCACCGAGCTCCGCACGGCTTTCGCCCGCTACCTCGGCCACGGACTGGCACCGGAGAACATCTGGGCGGCGAACGGGTCCAATGAAGTGCTTCAGCACATCCTGCAGGCCTTCGGCGGCCCCAGACGAACGCTGCTCGGGTACGCGCCCACCTACTCGATGTACCCCCTGCTCGCTTCGGGCACCGGGACCGCGTACGTCGCGGCCGCGCGCGACGCCGACTACGAGCTGACACCGGAGACGGCCGTCGCCGAGCTCCGCCGGCACAACCCGGACATCGTCATCCTCTGCTCGCCGAACAACCCGACGGGCACGCCCCTCGGACTCGACACCATCGAGGCCGTCTACGACGCCACCGACGGGATCGTCGTCGTCGACGAGGCCTACGCGGAATTCATGCCGGAGGGCGAGCCGTCCGCGCTGACCCTGCTCCCCGGCCGTCCGCGCCTGCTGATCTCGCGCACGATGAGCAAGGCGTTCGCCTTCGCCGGGGCGCGCGTCGGCTACCTCGCCGCCGACCCCGCGGTCATCGACGCGCTCCGGCTGGTGCGCCTCCCGTACCACCTGTCCGCCATCACCCAGGCAGCCGCGCTGGGCGCGCTCGCGCACGCCGACGAGATGCTCGCGACGGTCGGCGACATCCGCCGCCAACGCGACCGGCTGGTGACGGAGCTCGCACGCCTCGGCTACACGCCCCACCGCAGCGGCAGCAACTTCGTTCTCTTCGGCGGGGTGGACGACCCGCACGCGACGTTCGAAGCGCTGGCCGACCGCGGCATCCTGATCCGGGATGTCGGCATCCCGCACCACCTGCGGGTCACCGCGGGGACCGAGGCCGAGACGACCGCCTTCCTCGAGGCGCTGGCCGCGCTCGGCCGGCCCGCCGCAGAGGACGCGGGCGCCGACGAGGCCCCCGACAGGGCCCAGAGCGCCCCGGTAGACTCGGACGCATGA
- a CDS encoding SseB family protein, which produces MSRDADDAGTGAAPEDAADADGVTPTGRPSAEGAARLAGFAASLADSSLADSAGQPWQGREFDDNPFGDDDGSAPPALLGALAAFRAGETGAETVVDALRDVRLLIPLMADLGDEGTNDAGLRVDKTQELSIVTVAGPDGRTVQPVFSSVTALQAWNPSARPVPVDSRRAALAAAAEGTELIVLDPTSETEFVLRRPAVWAVAQGTAWVPSDRDAEVREAFQRSIASELGVHDVALLAGDPGNRLVGEELVVRLSLAAGLTREELDAILSRLAQRWAADDVIATRVDSLRVQLVASGD; this is translated from the coding sequence ATGTCGCGGGACGCTGACGACGCCGGGACGGGCGCCGCTCCGGAGGACGCGGCGGACGCTGACGGGGTGACGCCGACGGGCCGACCCAGCGCCGAGGGCGCCGCGCGGCTGGCCGGGTTCGCCGCGTCTCTCGCCGACTCGTCCCTCGCCGACTCCGCCGGTCAGCCGTGGCAGGGGCGCGAGTTCGACGACAATCCTTTCGGTGACGACGACGGCTCCGCGCCGCCTGCGCTGCTCGGCGCGCTCGCCGCCTTCCGCGCCGGGGAGACAGGCGCGGAGACCGTCGTGGATGCGCTGCGGGATGTGCGCCTCCTCATCCCGCTGATGGCGGACCTCGGCGACGAGGGCACGAATGACGCGGGGCTGCGCGTCGACAAGACGCAGGAGTTGTCGATCGTGACGGTGGCGGGGCCGGACGGGCGCACCGTCCAGCCCGTGTTCTCCTCGGTGACGGCGTTGCAGGCGTGGAACCCGTCGGCGCGTCCCGTGCCGGTGGACAGCCGTCGGGCTGCGCTCGCCGCCGCGGCGGAAGGGACGGAGCTCATCGTCCTCGACCCGACGTCGGAGACCGAGTTCGTGCTGCGGCGGCCGGCCGTGTGGGCGGTCGCGCAGGGCACGGCGTGGGTGCCGAGCGACCGCGACGCGGAGGTGCGGGAGGCGTTCCAGCGGTCCATCGCCTCCGAGCTCGGTGTGCATGACGTCGCCCTGCTGGCGGGCGATCCCGGCAACCGCCTGGTGGGCGAGGAACTCGTGGTGCGGCTGTCGCTCGCCGCCGGCCTGACGCGCGAGGAGCTGGACGCCATCCTCTCGCGGCTGGCGCAGCGCTGGGCGGCGGACGACGTGATCGCGACGCGCGTCGACTCGCTGCGCGTGCAGCTCGTCGCCTCGGGTGACTGA
- the hisB gene encoding imidazoleglycerol-phosphate dehydratase HisB — MTNRAATVTRETSESSIELSLDLDGTGASDIQTSVPFYDHLLTAFAKHSLTDLRIRATGDTDIDVHHTVEDIGIVLGQAILEALGDKSGISRYGDALVPLDEALVQAVVDISGRPYLVHTGEPAGFELHLIGGHFTGSMVRHVFEAITFNARITTHITVVGGRDPHHIAEAEFKAFARAFRQAKALDPLISGIPSTKGAL; from the coding sequence ATGACGAATCGCGCCGCCACGGTCACGCGGGAGACCAGCGAGTCGAGCATCGAGCTGAGCCTCGATCTCGACGGCACCGGAGCATCCGACATCCAGACGAGCGTCCCCTTCTACGACCACCTGCTGACCGCGTTCGCCAAGCACTCGCTCACCGATCTGCGTATCCGCGCGACCGGTGACACCGACATCGACGTCCACCACACGGTGGAGGACATCGGCATCGTCCTCGGCCAGGCGATCCTGGAGGCGCTCGGCGACAAATCGGGCATCTCCCGCTACGGCGACGCCCTGGTGCCGCTCGATGAAGCGTTGGTGCAAGCGGTCGTGGACATCTCCGGTCGCCCGTACCTCGTGCACACCGGCGAGCCCGCCGGCTTCGAGCTGCACCTCATCGGCGGCCACTTCACCGGCTCGATGGTCCGTCACGTCTTCGAGGCGATCACGTTCAACGCCCGCATCACCACGCACATCACCGTGGTGGGCGGTCGCGACCCGCACCACATCGCGGAGGCCGAATTCAAGGCGTTCGCGCGCGCGTTCCGCCAGGCGAAGGCGCTCGACCCGCTGATCAGCGGCATCCCCTCGACCAAGGGCGCGCTGTGA
- a CDS encoding SCO4848 family membrane protein gives MTVFAAIVLFLNALFNIFAWPRFFTRVRKDARARDASGRATPFLIVHGVLLGVALLLAVLSAVAGVLLLVAG, from the coding sequence ATGACCGTCTTCGCCGCCATCGTGCTGTTCCTCAACGCCCTGTTCAACATCTTCGCCTGGCCGCGGTTCTTCACCCGGGTCCGGAAGGATGCGCGGGCTCGGGATGCGTCGGGCCGCGCGACGCCGTTCCTCATCGTCCATGGCGTGCTGCTCGGGGTGGCCCTGCTGCTGGCCGTGCTCTCGGCGGTGGCGGGTGTGCTGCTGCTGGTGGCAGGCTGA
- the hisH gene encoding imidazole glycerol phosphate synthase subunit HisH has translation MTVARTPGSAPQVVVFDYGTGNVHSAVKALEAAGAEVELTGDRKRALEADGLLVPGVGAFTAVAEALKASHGDEVVDRRLAGGRPVLGICVGMQVMFERGVENGVETEGLGEWPGTVDLIRADVVPHMGWNTVRAPEDSTLFAGLRDERFYFVHSYAAQDWTLEASGPFAQPKVTWADHGSPFVAAVENGPLSATQFHPEKSGRAGIQLLRNWIGTL, from the coding sequence GTGACCGTGGCACGCACTCCCGGCAGCGCCCCGCAGGTCGTCGTCTTCGACTACGGGACGGGGAACGTCCACTCGGCCGTCAAGGCGCTCGAGGCCGCGGGTGCGGAGGTCGAGCTGACCGGCGATCGCAAGCGTGCGCTGGAGGCGGACGGCCTGCTGGTGCCCGGCGTGGGCGCGTTCACCGCCGTCGCCGAGGCGCTCAAGGCGTCACACGGAGACGAGGTCGTCGACCGGCGCCTCGCGGGCGGACGACCCGTGCTGGGCATCTGCGTCGGCATGCAGGTCATGTTCGAGCGCGGCGTCGAGAACGGCGTCGAGACCGAGGGGCTCGGCGAGTGGCCGGGAACGGTCGACCTCATCCGTGCCGACGTCGTGCCGCACATGGGCTGGAACACGGTGCGTGCGCCCGAGGACTCGACGTTGTTCGCGGGGCTCCGGGACGAGCGCTTCTACTTCGTCCACTCGTACGCCGCCCAGGACTGGACGCTGGAGGCGTCCGGCCCGTTCGCGCAGCCGAAGGTGACGTGGGCGGATCACGGCTCGCCGTTCGTCGCCGCGGTCGAGAACGGCCCGCTGAGCGCGACGCAGTTCCACCCGGAGAAGTCCGGCCGCGCCGGCATCCAGCTGCTCCGCAACTGGATCGGCACGCTGTAG